A genomic window from Cucumis melo cultivar AY chromosome 8, USDA_Cmelo_AY_1.0, whole genome shotgun sequence includes:
- the LOC103490372 gene encoding probable WRKY transcription factor 49 — MDSLAAIPWSDSYTTVSSDDHLFTLTNLLHDDDNHDSSPLFLLPQDNADDNNRSIRLPVPGGATYFGPTIEDIENALSIGTPRSKDLHSHAHISHTGFSIVERGSLNKVEHKYSLRIKSCGGNMVADDGYKWRKYGQKSIKNSPNPRSYYRCSNPRCSAKKQVERSIEDPDTFIITYEGLHLHFAYPFFLMGQNPQPQSPTKKPKTIDPEPEAHEKPPFLDPIESTGTQGLLEDMVPWLIRNPSTHHNALSNSSSCLSHRSPPPTPPSPSTSPSFMTSCF; from the exons ATGGATTCTCTAGCAGCCATTCCCTGGTCAGATAGTTACACCACTGTCTCGTCCGATGACCACCTTTTCACCCTCACTAACCTTCTCCACGACGACGACAACCACGACTCCTCTCCACTCTTCCTCCTCCCCCAAGATAATGCTGACGACAATAATCGATCCATCAGGCTCCCTGTCCCCGGTGGTGCAACCTACTTTGGGCCGACAATTGAGGACATTGAGAATGCACTTTCCATTGGTACTCCTAGATCAAAAGACCTCCATTCCCACGCTCACATTTCTCATACCGG ATTTTCCATTGTGGAAAGAGGGAGCTTGAATAAGGTTGAGCATAAGTATAGCCTTAGAATCAAGAGCTGTGGAGGGAATATGGTGGCTGATGATGGATATAAGTGGAGGAAATATGGTCAGAAGTCCATAAAAAATAGCCCCAATCCTAG GAGCTACTATAGGTGTTCAAATCCAAGATGCAGTGCAAAGAAGCAAGTAGAAAGGTCGATAGAAGATCCAGACACCTTCATCATAACCTACGAAGGCCTTCACCTCCACTTTGCTTATCCATTCTTCCTAATGGGCCAAAACCCACAACCCCAATCTCCAACCAAAAAGCCCAAGACAATCGACCCAGAGCCTGAAGCCCATGAAAAACCACCTTTCCTCGACCCAATAGAATCAACCGGCACACAAGGCTTGCTGGAGGACATGGTCCCATGGTTGATTCGAAATCCATCTACCCATCACAACGCTCTATCAAATTCTTCCTCTTGCTTATCCCACCGCTCACCTCCACCCACCCCTCCATCACCCTCCACGTCTCCTTCCTTCATGACTTCCTGTTTTTGA